From the Rutidosis leptorrhynchoides isolate AG116_Rl617_1_P2 unplaced genomic scaffold, CSIRO_AGI_Rlap_v1 contig592, whole genome shotgun sequence genome, the window ATTTGAGGTATATGAAAATTcaattcaaaaataaaaaataaaattgagcTGTACCTGCAATGCACCACTATAGGGCCCACACTGGGTGGTATTTGATGAGTAACCCTAAATATTTCACGAACAGTCAGCGTGTCCTCTGGAACTCCATGGTCTGGCCATTCGGGGTACTGAACGTGCAAAACTGAGAGAGGTGGCTCCTGTGACTAATGAAATAACATAGGAAAAAGTATTATATTTGATCCTTGGTTATTTCAATAAACACCCACTTTGTATCAAGCAAGCATATTCAGAAAAAGAGTGCAAGTAAATAGCGATATAGAAAGGGGAAATGTTCAATTCATTGAAAATTCAGTCAGCAATTTCTATTTAGTTTATTCTACATATTATGGGTGCATGAATTGAACTCAAAAGAGACTTTGGTCGCTTATAACTAGAGAAACATGTGCTTGTTCATTTTGATGATGGGCTCATAAATTCCTAGAAGTTAGAACCATGAAAGGATCTTTAGCGtggtgattctaaaattctaatctGAATTTCCAAGTATCCAGCATCAAGTTGCTGCAAGCAGGTTTCTACCTTAAATAACTCATAACCAGCTCTGCTACTTGACATTCAATGCGAAAAATACAAACAGATGTTCAGCCTGAGCAAAAAACTCAGAGTCTACACAGCAGTCAGTGGATCTTTGACATATTAGAAAACAAAGTTTGAACCCCTTTCTAGAATTTTCCCTAGGATCTAAAGCCATATTTTGACGAATTTCACAGATGTAGTCGATAAAACCCACACAAAAAAGGTAACCAGAGTATGTAACCTCTAAGGAATAGATCTACTCACAAATTACACATCCATACAAGATTTTGAGAAGAATAAATATCTTGGAAACTAACTTGGAGAGCTTGATATCcaacatataaataattaaatatcatAAATACATACACAAGTTACACAACAAAAACGTGTATGCATGTTGAACATAAGTTATGCATCTTACCTCTTTGTAATTCACTTCCAAGTGGCGCAACAATAATGCATTTTTGGTAGTCTTTATCCACTTAGTGAGTATGGCAATATTACCAAAGTCCCTGGGACCATTTTCTGCTTGAAAATAATCTCCACATTTTACCCACTGCACAACAATTCAAACGAAGAATATATCACAATGAATAAATCATCAATTCTGACAGACTGAACAAGACACAGTTGAAAATACACTGGAAAAGGAAGTAATATTTCGCTAACCATGAAATAGAATAGCCAACAGAAGAAGCATCTAAAAGAACCACAGTCCAGTTGTTTTCATGGATAGCCAGCAGAAAAAAACATCTAAAAGAACCACAGTCCAGTATTTATTGCAGCAGCAAATGTCTTCAAGAGACTCATAGCACCGATAATTTCCCATGTAAATATATCTAAAGGTTGAAAACCTTAGTTTAACTCGTTAACAAGAATTCTCTGAAGTGGTGTTAATTTAAATTTTGAATCACCGAACAAAGATATATTCTAAGAGATAGTAAAACATGGAAGAGAACACTGTCAAAGAAAATGATATTCACTTATTCGAAACAGCAGATGTGTGAGAACAGGGAAAAAAGCCATTCCAAGTATAGAGACACAAATGTGTGACATGCGGTTTTTGGAGTTAAACAGCATGTGCATATACTGTTACTTACAATAGCATGAGGTTGCCAGTAATGAAAAAAATCAAGAAGATGGAGAAGTTACCCTGTAATTGTCAACCAACCGTGTCAGCATCACAACTGCAGGACAGCGATTTTTGAATTGCCATTTCCCAGAAATCTTCAAATGTGTGTGGCATTGGACCTTGTGTTGCTATAAACCGAGAAACACTCTCAGATGAAGAACCCTACAATACATTCAACAGTCATTCCTCAAACACTGTTTAAATACAGTGACAATTTCCCTACAGAAACTTAATCAGCAAAAAACTCTAAGGTTACATACATCTGCTGAGACGAAGCTGGCATTGATGTAGCCATGGGCAGAAGGTCTGTAATCCTTGCATGGATTGAGAATAACCCGATTTTTGTCAACTGAAAACAACGAAATTCTTATCCACAAATAAACAAATATCTAATTGAGAGGAGTATACCAACAAAAATGATACAATTAAAATCAAGAAATTCTCACAAGGAATCACATCTTTATATCGGTTTTTCTCCAGATTAACACCATCGAGAGCCACTGTGCAACTCCTCAACATCTCCGACGGTGTAAGTCTCTTAGCCTATAAATATTAACAATGATCCAACTCATCACATTGTATAAACACAATCTACTAAGAGTCAAGGCATACTTGACTAAAGTACGCTATATCTGCTTGATTTCCATAAAATCACAGTAAACAAAACAAGATTAAGCACCTACGATATCAATTACAGGAAACACAAGCTATTGACAGACTCATAGTGCAGACAATAAAATTTCAATCTAAGTAAGCTAAACACATGAAGTTAAACCTGTATGTCAGCAAATTCTTGCGCGATTACTTCGCGACACTGGAATTTCTCTTTGAAGAACCTGAGAGCCTCAGAGCAGTACTTGTGCTGATCGGGTGTGATCGAGATTCTCGGCGGCGGGGAACCAGCCAATGAATCAAAGACATTCTGATGAGTATTCGACTTAGCTGAAACAGAAGAAGCCGTCGGATCACCGACGGAACTCGCAGAGGCCATGAGCGATCTCCCGCGAGACCGAGTACGACTGCGAGTGGAAATGAGATTACCCAGTTGAGATGATTTTGTGAATAGAAAGAAA encodes:
- the LOC139884720 gene encoding LOW QUALITY PROTEIN: protein-tyrosine-phosphatase PTP1-like (The sequence of the model RefSeq protein was modified relative to this genomic sequence to represent the inferred CDS: deleted 1 base in 1 codon); translation: MASASSVGDPTASSVSAKSNTHQNVFDSLAGSPPPRISITPDQHKYCSEALRFFKEKFQCREVIAQEFADIQAKRLTPSEMLRSCTVALDGVNLEKNRYKDVIPFDKNRVILNPCKDYRPSAHGYINASFVSADGSSSESVSRFIATQGPMPHTFEDFWEMAIQNRCPAVVMLTRLVDNYRWVKCGDYFQAENGPRDFGNIAILTKWIKTTKNALLLRHLEVNYKESQEPPLSVLHVQYPEWPDHGVPEDTLTVREIFRVTHQIPPSVGPIVVHCSAGIGRTGTYCTIHNTLQRILIGDKSALDLVNTISIFRSQRIGMVQTMDQFFFCYEAIIDELEDILSEPTSISDWLKKRSFDRFPRSRSTGLTGYPKAGQTTVFSANQKLPRGSWQKKKFNKTGGTLYRRKTQFNHHKTL